In Cystobacter fuscus DSM 2262, the genomic window CCGGGGGCTCCAGGGGCCGCCCAGGCCCGGGCCTGGATGATGGCCGAGGTGAACGCCGCCGTGGAGGGCCTGCTGTCGGCGGGCTTCGAGCGCGTGTGGGTGAGCGATGCCTCGTGCTCCACTGTTCCCTTCCCAGGCGGGGAGGCACTCCATCCCGGGGCCGAGCCGTGCTCCGGGGAGGATCCCTTCGCGCCCTCGTGGCTCGAGGACGTCCAGGCGGTGGCGTGCGTGGGCATGCACGCGGCGGCCGGGACGGGGGGCTTTGGCGCGCATACCGGGGGGCCGCTGTGTGTCTGGACGTGCGCGGGCCGGACGCTGTCCGAGGCGGAGCTCGTGCTGGCGCTGGCGGCGGAGGCAGGGGTACCCGCCGTGTTCGTCTCGGGGGACGACGTGCTGCGGGCGGGGCTGGAGGGGCGGGTGGGCTATGTGTGCACCAAGACGGCCGTGTCCACCGAGCGGGCCGTGTCGCGTGCTCCCGAGGAGGTCCACGAGGAGCTGCGGCGCGCGGCCGCCCGGCCCGGCCAGGACCAGACGCCGCTTCCGGACGCTCCGCTCGTCCTCTGCTTCAAGAGCGGACACCAGGCGACGCTCGCCGAGCGCACCGGCGCCCGCCGGCTGGATGCGTACCGCGTGGAGGTGTCGGGCCGCACCTTCCGGGAGCGCTATACCCACGCCCGGCGGGCCGTGGCGGCCGCGGGCCGGGTGCTGCCCGGGGCGGGGCCGGGCTCCTTCGTCTTCAACCCGGAAGCGCTGGCCCTCCTGCGGCTGCCGGGACCTTCCGAGGCTCCGCCTCCGGCGCGGGAGCGGGAAGCGGAGCGAGCCCTGGGCGCGTTCCTCGCGCTGACGGCCGGGGAGGACGATGCGTCCCGGGCGCTGCGCGCGCTGACGCTGCACATGCTGGAAGGTCACGCCCCGGGGGTCTTCGCGCGCTGGGGGCTGGGCGCCCGCGTGGAGGAGGCGGTGGAGGCTCTCACGGGGGTGTCCCTGGAGTTTCCCGCCGGGTTGCCCCCGGAGGTGGGCATGTCCCGGGTGGATGCCTGGTACGTGCGGGGCGAGCGCGATTTGTCGACTGCTCCCCTGGCACCCGCGGCGCTGCGTGACTACCTGCTGCACCTGGATGACGAGGGGTATGGGCTTCATGGGTGGCTGCTGGGTGAAATCGCCGCCACGCGGGGTGTGGACGTGCGCTTGTCCATCCCCGAGCGGGTGTTTCGCGGCGTGTCGCGCCGGGCGGACCTCTACTGGCTCACCCACCTGTTCTTGTTGGACACGCGCTACCTGCGCTCCCCGCCGCGAGCCCCGGACGCCAGCGCGTGGACGGAGGAATTGCTGGCGGCCACGCCCGAACTCATCGAGGGCATGGACCTGGACCTGGCGGCCGAAGTGGTCTTCTGCCTTCAGTGTGTGGGGGAGTCCGGAGGAGGCGCGCATGAGTCCCTCCTGGCATTGCTCGCCGCGTGTCAGCGGTCCGATGGTGCCGTGGGTGATGCGCATTCCACCGCGGCGGCCCTGCTCGCGTTCGCTGGCGCGCTTGAACGCACCGTCTCCGAGCGCTGAGACGCCATGTATGGCATTTGGTTTCGTCAGACACGTGGTCGTGCCTGTCTGTTGAAGACCCGACGC contains:
- a CDS encoding DUF6895 family protein, whose product is MTGRGAWLVVDVVGVAGVDTLGALLPGAPGAAQARAWMMAEVNAAVEGLLSAGFERVWVSDASCSTVPFPGGEALHPGAEPCSGEDPFAPSWLEDVQAVACVGMHAAAGTGGFGAHTGGPLCVWTCAGRTLSEAELVLALAAEAGVPAVFVSGDDVLRAGLEGRVGYVCTKTAVSTERAVSRAPEEVHEELRRAAARPGQDQTPLPDAPLVLCFKSGHQATLAERTGARRLDAYRVEVSGRTFRERYTHARRAVAAAGRVLPGAGPGSFVFNPEALALLRLPGPSEAPPPAREREAERALGAFLALTAGEDDASRALRALTLHMLEGHAPGVFARWGLGARVEEAVEALTGVSLEFPAGLPPEVGMSRVDAWYVRGERDLSTAPLAPAALRDYLLHLDDEGYGLHGWLLGEIAATRGVDVRLSIPERVFRGVSRRADLYWLTHLFLLDTRYLRSPPRAPDASAWTEELLAATPELIEGMDLDLAAEVVFCLQCVGESGGGAHESLLALLAACQRSDGAVGDAHSTAAALLAFAGALERTVSER